CGTGTTCTACCGACTGCGACACGTCGATGATGTAAGCGTCTCCGTTGTGATAACTGCGCTCAGGTGACAAGAAACAAACGATCTGTAGTTTGACATTCACATTCAGTCCAACGCTGCCTGTTAATCAATAAATCTCATTCATACGTTTGTTTCTACATCTGATCAATAAAAAGATCCATCAATCAATGACATTGACGTGTGGAAtcttttatattatatcatgATAAGACTGTAAAGATCTTAATTCTAGAGAAATTTCACAGGAAGTTTTATTTCGAAGAGCTGTCTGTGGTGCGTGTGTCCTCTGGTGGCCGTGGTCTCTTACAGCATGTTGAACTCGCTGAGGTCGGCGTGGACGAGTCGAGCTTCTtgaaacattttcctcatgttCTGTAGAACCTGCAGGTAGAGCTCACGAGCCTTCGACTCCGAAAACGATGCATTCTTCAGCAGAGGAGCTGGCCTAATCAATACAGGATCAATACATGACATAACAGTCATATTAGTCTGTTCGCATCACTGATCAATAACTGACTGGTTCTTACATGTCGTCTTTTCCAATGAAGCTCATCAGCAGAACGTGACTTCTGAGCAGCAGAGGTTCTGGACTCGGGATTCTTGCCGTCTGCagcctggaacacacacactgttcggttctactgggttctatTAAATcaggttctactgggttctatTACACCTGGCCTCTTAACGCTGACATTTGGTTCGGCTGGGTTCTAAATGAAACTGTACCTGTGTGTTAATGTGgtttctactgtgttctacaGGTTCTGACCTGATGAGGTTCCTCATCTCCTTCTCTGCCCAGGTCCTCACCATCTTCCTGGGGTTCCCTTTGCAGTAACCGTGACGGAACCTGGAAGCAACAGAAGAATTTAGAACCCTGTTACTGAACATAGGGCCGGGTGATATGGCCGAAAACaaatattgtgatatttttagGCTATATCGCGATACACGATATATATcttgatatttttaaatctcctctaaatcactgtacaaatgttaaattcataaaagTCGAACTCCTCCCATCTGGTAGGCGCTACAGAGCACTGAAGGCCAAACCTACCAGACACCAGAGCAGCGTCTCTCCTCTGGGCGTCAATCTGATGAACACTGAAGCAGTCATACAGCGCCAGGAACAACCCATGTGCAATAATCCGGTACCTATTTACTATAaaatacgtatatatatatagatatatatctatatatatatatatttacacacatattCCACCTACCTCATTTATATAAAGCATCCTGTGAcaatttttctatatttattccAGCATCTCTACACTACGATACAATATACTTTATTATCCCTCTGTACTCTGCATCATTGCACTATTTCTCcatttcattgtcattgttgttgtgttttatgtccatatatacatacatttgcatatatatttatattcatacttgTACATAGTAGTTAAATGttagcttttttttgttttttgtttatttttctatttctgtacGTTGAGAGCAATGGAAAAACCGGAGTCAAATTCCTTGTGTGTCTACACATACATGGCCAATAAAGCTAATTCtgtccacaggaagtggctaagctagcggaggttagcatttccgacggtccccAAACTGTCAATAACTGTCTCTGAACTCTTGTCAACTCGGGgctcttcactttctctctctcatgttctctgtgtctcttccaTCCTGATACTAAAAGTTCACTCCATCTAGAAGAACGAAGCGAAACTCAGAGAGAATTTCATGCTGCTTAAAAACGTTCACGTGGTACAAGCCGCGATACATCGAGTATATTCGATATATCGCCAACCCCTAACTGAACACAAACAAGTGTGTAGTTGATGAACTGTGTGCACACAAAAtgttagactttttttttctgggtttAAATACGTCTCATAAACTCtcgagcgaatcaaacaaacacaaagtaaacttcaaagGTTTCCCatagtacattttaaatgtttatcttactctttaaatgtagaaataaacttgtctcagtttgtgttgtgatgctcgtgtttacatttacacaaacagtcGGACAGACCTACTATAAAGTGATTTAAGAGTGATTTCAAACAGCCTGAACTCTGCTTCTTCTGTGGTGGGACTCACCTAAACTCTCCACTGACGTATTTGTCTCGGTCTTTGAACAGCAGGATGGACGTCTTGTAGATCTTGATGGCGCGGCGTTCTCCGGCCGACGTGCTGGCGTGATAAACGTTcgcctgaaaacacatcacctGTTTGTGACTTCCTGTTCCTGACATTTAACTTATCACCTCACGAGCGACTAGTTGAAAGTACAGTCATCATAATGAGAGCTAACATTaggaagctaagctaacaaggTTAAATGTCTGTGTATAAAAAAGTGAGGCAAACCCTAACCTGGGTTAACACTAACTCGACCCTAATGAAATTCAATGAACTGAGAACTAATGTGAAGGACTGAAGTTATTTCACATGACAGGTTTACAGGTGAGAATAATTCAACAACACCATCGTCCAATCACATTGCAGCTGTGATCCACCTGATCAGGAAACATTCAGATCATATGTTGAAGCTGAAATCTGATCAATATATAATCAATAATAGTGATGACACATTAAAAGTATTCAGAAACGAGACATTTGAAATGTGGAAATATGATTTTTCATGATTAGATCCATGACTTGAtgagtgacctctgacctccttcCCGGTGCTGATGCAGCCGCTGATTTCACAGATTGCTCCACGACTCAACATCTTAAACAGAATCATTCGAGTCCGAGGATCTAAAACCTGCAGGAAAAGAAGAGACAATCAATAAACATTGATTATCTGCTAGTTATTGATCCTTCTGGTCAGAATGTTTCCTTCATTCATCCTGATGTAATCATGGTTTTAAgtggatttcaaaataaaacgaatGAAACTATATTTACATTCCCTAAGgccttttctaaataaaagcgTATGCAGCTCACCTGTTCGACTGTGGCTCGATCTGATTTGTCCTTCACTCTGTACCTGTAGAGAGTAGCCAATCAGATGGTGAGTCAAAGTCACATGACGTGATGAAATCAACATTCAGATAAAACCCTACGTACGTATCAGcgtctttctgtttctgcatcATCGTCACTTTATTGATCACAGAGTCTGCATAGTTCAGTTTATCTGAAACAGTCACAAAGAGATCAGAACAAACTCATGATcgatatttattgattttcagCAAACAAACTCGGATCAATTCAGGTCTGACCAGGATAATCAATCAAATCACCCAGGTTGATCTTGTGCTCGTATTTCCTTAGAGCTTTATCTGAAGGCGTTGACGACGGCAGCATCTTATTGGACGGATTCTGTCTGTTGGACTGAAAGTACACAAACAAAAGAGTCAGAACCAACAGCTGATCAGTCATCAATCAGTATCATTGATCTCATTGATCAGGTGATCAGACCTGACAGTTGAGAGTCATCCTGTTGTATCTCTTGGTCAGATTTCCTCCTGCTGAATGCCATGCCcactcttcatcttcatcttcatcatagtcctcctcctcctcctcctcctcctgttgatgTGGCGGCTGCAGAGCGACATCACTGACCTCAGACCGTACAGCAGACACCTCTGATTGGTTGCTACAAACCAGCgggaacaaaaaacaatatgGCTGCCAGGTGATGGAACAgtcttgacctctgaccttagACCCGGTCAACAtatccagctgaacttaacctaacaatATCAATCAGGCTTAGTGGTCACATGGAGCcgtgttaccatggtgatttaccccgaTAAGAAGTGAACGTAGAATTGAAAACTCggaattaaacctgaagttactcagataaccacaaatcctgcttcgtgGTTCAGGGCCCAGATCTACATTAGACTGAAGTGAACAACATTAAACTCAGTTCAGAGTCCAGCGATTAATCAAATAAACGATcaaacatgtaaacactttCATTACGTAACAGTAACGTCCTTTCTGGAACAGAACAAACACGTGatctcacctcttctcctctgcgTCATCAAACTGTCCAGGTACACACCCGACCGCCGACATGACGTCACACTGCACAAATAAGACCACAAGCACGAACTGATTCGGGTCCGAGTTGATCCGACAACCAGAGCAGCGTGTTCGCCGCTTCACTTCCGGGTTTGAAAACCTGACTACGGCGAGTAAAGTGGGTCGAACTTCCGGTAACTGTGCAGAATCTCACAGTTGAACTACACGAAACTAAGAAATTAATAAAGTTCAGTGGTTTTCTTTgctgttggttttatttaatttaatacattcaTCGTTTTAACGGAAATTTGTAAACTGACCGTTCGTTTATTTTAGCCTTAAAATCAGCAAGGAGCTTTTAACTTGAAAAGTCCTCTAGGAAGTGTCGCGTAGCATGGTATCCGTTAGCCCTTGTTGTTGTTTAGTGGCAGCTAACTAGCCGTTAGCTCTCGTGTCGGTTGCTCGGGGGAAGATGTCTGTGGATGTGTCTAACGCTCCGCGGTCTGTGCTGGTCTGTGATCGATCCTCTTTCCTGGATGAGAAAAACCGGATCAgttctcagctgcagcagctgcacttcAACTACAAGGTTAGCATGTTAGCAATGATGGCTTCGTTCGTTAACTTGTGCTAACTAACCTTAACTGACATGTCAGTGTGGTGAGTTAGCAGCGTAAACACGCGGTG
Above is a window of Hippoglossus hippoglossus isolate fHipHip1 chromosome 17, fHipHip1.pri, whole genome shotgun sequence DNA encoding:
- the riok1 gene encoding serine/threonine-protein kinase RIO1 isoform X2 encodes the protein MSAVGCVPGQFDDAEEKSNQSEVSAVRSEVSDVALQPPHQQEEEEEEEDYDEDEDEEWAWHSAGGNLTKRYNRMTLNCQSNRQNPSNKMLPSSTPSDKALRKYEHKINLDKLNYADSVINKVTMMQKQKDADTYRVKDKSDRATVEQVLDPRTRMILFKMLSRGAICEISGCISTGKEANVYHASTSAGERRAIKIYKTSILLFKDRDKYVSGEFRFRHGYCKGNPRKMVRTWAEKEMRNLIRLQTARIPSPEPLLLRSHVLLMSFIGKDDMPAPLLKNASFSESKARELYLQVLQNMRKMFQEARLVHADLSEFNMLYHNGDAYIIDVSQSVEHDHPHALEFLRKDCSNVNDFFVKHGVAVMTVRELFDFITDLSITCHNIDQYLEKAMVIAAERTSEQRSDQDRVDEEVFKNTYIPRTLTEVSHYERDVELMRAKEEESVISHHDNILYQTLTGLKKDLSGVQTVPALLEDKHSSSSSSEEEEDDDDDDEEEGEGETAGQEQNEETSMDKKEKKKKVKEAQREKRKNKVPKHVKKRKEKVTKMKKSR
- the riok1 gene encoding serine/threonine-protein kinase RIO1 isoform X1, with translation MSAVGCVPGQFDDAEEKSNQSEVSAVRSEVSDVALQPPHQQEEEEEEEDYDEDEDEEWAWHSAGGNLTKRYNRMTLNCQSNRQNPSNKMLPSSTPSDKALRKYEHKINLGDLIDYPDKLNYADSVINKVTMMQKQKDADTYRVKDKSDRATVEQVLDPRTRMILFKMLSRGAICEISGCISTGKEANVYHASTSAGERRAIKIYKTSILLFKDRDKYVSGEFRFRHGYCKGNPRKMVRTWAEKEMRNLIRLQTARIPSPEPLLLRSHVLLMSFIGKDDMPAPLLKNASFSESKARELYLQVLQNMRKMFQEARLVHADLSEFNMLYHNGDAYIIDVSQSVEHDHPHALEFLRKDCSNVNDFFVKHGVAVMTVRELFDFITDLSITCHNIDQYLEKAMVIAAERTSEQRSDQDRVDEEVFKNTYIPRTLTEVSHYERDVELMRAKEEESVISHHDNILYQTLTGLKKDLSGVQTVPALLEDKHSSSSSSEEEEDDDDDDEEEGEGETAGQEQNEETSMDKKEKKKKVKEAQREKRKNKVPKHVKKRKEKVTKMKKSR